A stretch of DNA from Paracoccus methylovorus:
CAGGTTTGTTGCCCGAGGAAATCAAGATGGACGGCAAGGTTCCGCATATTCTGATCCAGCCCAACAAGAACCGTGCTTTGAAAACGAACATTCGGAACGGTATATCCCGCACGCCGGGATCAGCCTGGAAGCCTTCAAGAACATGAAAAATGGCTTTCCGCGCTATGCCGCGAACAGCGCGTCACTGAGTGCCACGGTCAACAAGTTCCTGACCGAGAACAAGCTGCTCGAAACCCCACGACACTCACTCTATGGGCTGCGCCACTCTTTTGAGGATCGGATGCTCATGGGGGGAGTGGACGAGCGGATTCGGCGCGATCTGATGGGTCACGGGCTCAAGCGCGAGAAATACGGCAAGGGCGGCGACATGGAGTTTGTCCACGGCCTGATGCTGCCGCTGGCGCTATAGGCCGCGCCGGGCCGAGATTGTTGCGGTCAGGTTAATGATTCCGGCGATGCTGGCCGCCTTGGCTGTGTTGTGCTGTTCTCGGCCCATCAGGATCTTCTTCTCGATCTCGTCAGCATCGCCGCCGGCTGGCGGGGCAATGAGGAACTTCCTTCCTATGGTATGGATCCCAGAAACTTAAAAAACAAAAGTACCCAGCAAACAATTATTGACAAATTACACAAAATAAGCACGCAAAATCACATTAAGTTCACGGCGCATGCATATGTCAATGAGCGTGATCTCCCGAGACCCTAGGGTCAGGACCCATTGATTTCAGCCGCGCGGCATGATTCAGGCTCCGCAAGGAGACTGGATCATGAGCAACCTTTTCTGGCTGACGGATGCGCAGATGGCCCGCCTTCAGCCGTTTTTCCCGAAGAGCCACGGCAAGCCGCGCGTCGATGACCGGCGTGTTCTCAGCGGCATTATCTTCATCAATCGCAATGGCTTGCGGTGGTGCGATGCGCCCAAGGAGTATGGTCCACCGAAGACCCTCTATAATCGTTGGAAGCGCTGGGGCGAGAAAGGCGTCTTCGCCCGGATGATGGAAGGCCTGGCCTCCGAGGCGGCCGTTCCGAAGACGGTGATGATAGACGCGACCTATCTGAAGGCGCATCGCACGGCCTCCAGCCTGCGGGCGAAAAAAGGGGGCCCGGCGACCAGAGGGGCCGCCTGATCGGCCGCACCAAAGGCGGCATGAACACCAAACTGCACGCCGTCACCGACGCTGATGGGCGGCCGATCCGGTTCTTCATGACTGCAGGTCAGGTGAGCGACTACAGCGGTGCTGCGGCCCTGTTGGGCAGCTTGCCGGCGGCAGAATGGCTGCTGGGCGACCGTGGCTATGATGCCGATTGGTTCAGAGATGCGTTGAAAGACAAGGGGATTAAGCCCTGCATACCGGGACGGAAGTCCCGTGGAAAACCCGTCAAGTATGACAAGCGCCGCTACAAACGCCGCAACCGGATCGAGATCATGTTCGGGCGGCTGAAGGACTGGCGACGGGTCGCAACCCGTTACGACAGATGCCCGAAGGTCTTCCTCTCAGCCATCGCCCTCGCCGCAACCGTCATGTTCTGGCTATGAATCGAGAACGAGTCCTGACCCTAACGCTATCAATCACAGTGACCGCGAAGCAAATACGCTGATGTCGCTGATCCTCACGGTCGATGAAAAAGTCGCCGATCTGGATGAGACAATCAGCCAAGTGTGGGCGGCGCACCGTGCCGAGAAGGAGCAAGCGGCCTGACGCCATCGCCCCCGGCTTCGGTCGGCCGCGCCCATCGCCATGACATGCATGACCTCTGATTTCTCGGCCCGACCCGTGAGGGGGTGAACAAGAGCGCATTGGCCGAAGGGCAGCCCTCGCTTCATGCGGGGGCTTTGCCGTTTGGATATTCTTGGCGCAAGATGCTCTGGTTCAAGCCGGAGAGATTATGACATGAAATCATTCGCCGCCGCCGCTATTCTCGCAATCACCGCCGCGCCTGCCTCTGCCGCCCTGAGCGGATATTGGGACAACTCCAAGATTATCCATGCCACCCTCGGCAATGACATGGTTGCGGACGCGCTCAAGCAGCAACCCGTCGAGAGCATCACCAGCACGGAGAGCGGCTACCAGATCCAGAGCCAAGATTGCCGTGTCGACGTCCAGGTGACGCGCACCGCACCCGACAGGCCCGGCCCCACTCGGTTCAGCCTCAAAATCGGCAAGGGGCAATGCTCTTGATCTTGCCGGGACGTCCCAGCGGCAGATTGTCCGGTAGCCTCTCGCGGTGAAATCGCAACAGAATAGCAGCGGGTTGCTATTCTTCCCTGTCGCTAAAGCCCAGCCATGGCGCATCTTCTGCCAAGGCGAGGGGCGAAAATCGCAGAATCGCGACAATCGCAGCGGCGCCGGTTCTCCTCGTCCGATCCAGTCGCCATGAGGCGCAACCGCTTCATCGGCCCCTTTTGCAGCACGATACGCGCACGGGCGGTATGGGGTCATGCAAATCACCTGATTGGCGCAGAGATACGCGCGGGTGTGCGGGTGCGACGTGGGGTCATAGTCTGCGCGGGGTTTTCCATAGCCGCATACATGGGCGCGGCATGGGGTCTATGAAGCCGCAGGATTTCACGACACCCCAAAAGGCGGGCGGCGATCTATAGGCGGCTCGGTCTTGGAATCACGCGGGGGTGTGGCGGATACTGCCCTGTCTCGGGGGCTGGCTGGACCAATTGGACGCACTGACCGGAGCGGGGGCGGTGAGCTGGTCATGCCCAGCGCGCAATCGGGCTGAAAACCTGCTGTGGCGACTCAGGCCGGTAGCAACCAGTCGCAATCAAGCGCAAAATACATGGCGGGTTTGATGGCGGGTATTTTGAAATTGCCAGTGTAAGCCATTGGTTTTATTGATATAATGGCGGAGAGGGTGGGATTCGAACCCACGGAACCCGTGAAGGCTCAACGGTTTTCGAGACCGCCCCGTTCGACCACTCCGGCACCTCTCCGCGCTTTGGGTGGTGGCGGCGATTTAGACGGGCGGGGGTTGAAGCGCAAGGGGCTTCAAGCCAAAACCATGAAAAATTTGTCCCTCGGGTGAAGCATGGCAGGAAAGTGTAAGACCGGACGGTTCGGAAACCCCGAGGGGGCGCTGCCATGCCGCTGCTGATCGGGCCGCTGGCCCATCCGCTGATGCGCGCGCGCCTTGCCCCGCAGGCCGTCATGTCGCAGCCTATGCAAGGCAGTCTGATCGGGGGCGGGTTGGCCGGGATTGCGCCGGATGGCTGGCCGCGGCTTGGGGCCGGCCGTGAAAACCTGCCGCTCTGGCAAACCGATTGGACGCCCGCCCTGCGCCGCTATGCTGCGATCTTCGGTGTTGCGCCTCAGATCCATCAGGGCAGGGAGGTGCTAGGGCTGGGCGAGCCGGCGAGTAACGCGCCCGAATGGCGACCGGAACTTGCGGCCGCCTTGGCTGACTGGCTGCTGGGCTTGCCTCACACTCGCCCGGCGGATGCGATCCGCAAACGCTTGCCGATGATCGCCAGTTGGGTCGCCTCGCGCCAGCGCGCGGCGGCAGAGACCTTGGACCTGCCCCATATCGGCCCCAATGCGGCTGAACGGATCAGGATCGATTCGATCGAGGAACCCTATGCCGAGTATTTCTCGGTCGAGGCGATCCGGCTTAGCCAGCATCGTAACGATGGCAGTTGGTCCGATCCGCTGGCGCGCGCGGTCTTTGTGTCGGGCGATGCGACGGTGGTTCTGCCTTGGGATCCGGTGCGCGACCGGGTCATGCTGATCGACCAGTTGCGCGCCGGCCCCCTGGCGCGTGGCGATGCGCAGCCGTGGCTTTACGAAACCGTGGCGGGCCGCGTCGATGCGGGTGAGACGCCGGAACAAGCCGCCCGGCGTGAGGCGGTCGAGGAAACCGGCATCACCGTCTCGCACTTGTTTCCGGCGCCGCATAACTACCCAAGCCCCGGCGCTATCGCGGAATATCTTTACCTCTATGTCGGTATTGCCGATCTGCCCGATGACAGCGCGGGACTAGGCGGGCTGGAGACCGAGGACGAGGACATCCGCTCGCATCTGGTTTCGCGGGCCGAACTGACCCGCATGGCGCTGGCGGGTGAGATCCGCAACGGACCACTGCTGAATCTGGCGCTATGGCTGGAGTTGCGGCATCGGGAAATACGTTGCAATCTGGGGCTGGAAAGCAAGATCGCCCCGTCGGGGTTGCCGCCATCGGGGGGCGGCGTATAAACCGGGCGGGAACATCCTGCGAAAGGCCAAGCCAATGCGCATCTGCCCCGACCTCGCCTCTGCCATCGGTAACACCCCCCTGATCCGGCTTCGCCGTGCCTCGGAAGAGACCGGCTGCGAGATTCTGGGCAAGGCCGAGTTCATGAACCCGGG
This window harbors:
- a CDS encoding IS5-like element ISPak1 family transposase (programmed frameshift); protein product: MSNLFWLTDAQMARLQPFFPKSHGKPRVDDRRVLSGIIFINRNGLRWCDAPKEYGPPKTLYNRWKRWGEKGVFARMMEGLASEAAVPKTVMIDATYLKAHRTASSLRAKKGGPGDQRGRLIGRTKGGMNTKLHAVTDADGRPIRFFMTAGQVSDYSGAAALLGSLPAAEWLLGDRGYDADWFRDALKDKGIKPCIPGRKSRGKPVKYDKRRYKRRNRIEIMFGRLKDWRRVATRYDRCPKVFLSAIALAATVMFWL
- a CDS encoding site-specific integrase; translation: MKNGFPRYAANSASLSATVNKFLTENKLLETPRHSLYGLRHSFEDRMLMGGVDERIRRDLMGHGLKREKYGKGGDMEFVHGLMLPLAL
- a CDS encoding NUDIX domain-containing protein; this encodes MPLLIGPLAHPLMRARLAPQAVMSQPMQGSLIGGGLAGIAPDGWPRLGAGRENLPLWQTDWTPALRRYAAIFGVAPQIHQGREVLGLGEPASNAPEWRPELAAALADWLLGLPHTRPADAIRKRLPMIASWVASRQRAAAETLDLPHIGPNAAERIRIDSIEEPYAEYFSVEAIRLSQHRNDGSWSDPLARAVFVSGDATVVLPWDPVRDRVMLIDQLRAGPLARGDAQPWLYETVAGRVDAGETPEQAARREAVEETGITVSHLFPAPHNYPSPGAIAEYLYLYVGIADLPDDSAGLGGLETEDEDIRSHLVSRAELTRMALAGEIRNGPLLNLALWLELRHREIRCNLGLESKIAPSGLPPSGGGV